A part of Nostoc sp. C052 genomic DNA contains:
- a CDS encoding Eco29kI family restriction endonuclease, which yields MPLEVFQAPATLREQLIEFQARQQCYPLSELEQHKEELAGYVGVYLLYYRGQFPLYANITYANQAKCCMPIYIGKAENPGKRTGKGTIAGGLVGRLREHRNSIRQAPNLDVAEFNFTVVAMAVDLVAWGEAILIRHFQPVWCSIISGFGIHAPGKGRGAQMRSMWDEIHPGRLFAEQLPPNLVTIANLQPRVTQHCQNMCARLGCPTEASEDAE from the coding sequence ATGCCATTAGAGGTTTTCCAAGCTCCTGCTACTTTACGCGAGCAGTTAATCGAATTTCAGGCTAGACAGCAATGCTACCCGCTCAGTGAACTGGAACAGCATAAAGAAGAGTTGGCTGGCTATGTTGGCGTTTACTTACTTTACTACCGGGGACAGTTTCCTTTGTACGCAAATATTACTTATGCCAACCAAGCAAAATGCTGTATGCCAATCTATATCGGGAAAGCTGAGAATCCTGGCAAGCGTACTGGCAAGGGAACTATTGCTGGCGGTCTGGTTGGTCGCTTAAGAGAACATAGGAACTCCATTCGCCAAGCACCAAATCTTGATGTTGCCGAATTTAACTTTACGGTCGTGGCGATGGCAGTGGACTTGGTTGCTTGGGGAGAAGCAATACTTATAAGACATTTCCAACCTGTTTGGTGCAGTATTATCTCTGGTTTTGGTATCCATGCCCCTGGTAAAGGACGAGGAGCACAGATGCGTTCGATGTGGGATGAAATCCATCCAGGACGGTTGTTTGCTGAACAGTTACCACCTAATTTGGTCACTATAGCCAATTTGCAACCACGGGTAACACAACACTGCCAGAATATGTGTGCGCGGTTGGGATGCCCAACGGAGGCGTCGGAAGATGCAGAATGA
- a CDS encoding DUF6527 family protein has product MFLRGVVRQLLIWLRFIRQPDLSARIVPTHPAPENIKPGEILVVGDAEYQKWACFRCPGGCGENILLSLNQKRHPCWAIAIDSLGRPTLNPSVRQLNECRCHFWVRQGIVEWCADSGQK; this is encoded by the coding sequence ATGTTTCTTCGCGGTGTAGTTAGACAGTTATTAATCTGGCTGCGTTTTATTCGTCAGCCAGACTTATCAGCACGGATAGTTCCAACACATCCTGCACCTGAGAATATAAAACCAGGGGAGATTTTAGTCGTTGGTGATGCTGAATATCAGAAATGGGCTTGTTTTCGTTGCCCTGGAGGATGTGGTGAAAATATTTTGCTGTCTTTGAATCAAAAGCGGCATCCTTGCTGGGCGATCGCCATTGATTCGTTGGGACGACCAACACTTAATCCTTCTGTTAGGCAGCTTAACGAATGCCGCTGCCACTTTTGGGTGCGTCAGGGAATTGTTGAATGGTGCGCTGATTCAGGACAGAAATAA
- a CDS encoding multiubiquitin domain-containing protein, producing MTNNIVVDEIELEAWVKQHGAVQPPLAKHYLVRIDDRSYKVDDPVITGGQLLDEASKRPVDEYLIFQVLHNGQLEEIRLDETVELRKPGIERFITWRSDRSFRFVIDGRRFEWGAPMITGLKLKELAGVDLASYGVWLELRGAEDRPIADNESVDLQAPGVERFFTGKKTTTEG from the coding sequence ATGACGAACAATATTGTGGTTGATGAGATTGAACTGGAAGCGTGGGTCAAGCAGCACGGGGCTGTACAACCACCGCTTGCAAAACACTACTTAGTGCGGATTGATGACCGAAGTTACAAAGTAGACGACCCCGTGATTACGGGAGGGCAGCTGCTTGATGAAGCAAGCAAGAGACCTGTGGATGAGTACCTCATCTTCCAAGTGCTACATAACGGTCAGTTAGAAGAAATTCGCCTTGATGAAACCGTGGAACTCAGAAAGCCTGGTATTGAGCGATTCATTACTTGGCGCAGCGATCGCTCCTTCCGTTTTGTCATCGATGGTCGGCGATTTGAGTGGGGCGCGCCAATGATCACAGGGTTAAAGCTGAAGGAACTTGCTGGCGTTGACCTTGCATCCTATGGAGTTTGGCTTGAACTACGTGGTGCAGAAGACCGCCCAATTGCCGATAACGAATCTGTCGATTTACAAGCACCAGGAGTCGAGCGATTCTTCACTGGTAAAAAGACTACAACGGAGGGTTAA
- a CDS encoding helix-turn-helix domain-containing protein translates to MAKGQFDVEAFYAALDSQRLSKRMTWKQVAEKSGVSASTLTRIAQGRRPDVDSMAAMLAWSGLNADSFIKREQDTLTESEPLAKITAYLRADPHLTPEAASAMEAVIKAAYEKLRKDQ, encoded by the coding sequence ATGGCAAAAGGACAGTTTGATGTTGAAGCTTTTTATGCAGCATTGGACAGCCAACGGCTGTCTAAGCGTATGACATGGAAACAAGTTGCCGAAAAATCTGGTGTTAGTGCGTCCACCTTGACTCGGATCGCGCAAGGTAGACGACCAGATGTAGACAGTATGGCGGCAATGCTCGCATGGTCTGGGCTGAACGCAGACTCCTTCATCAAGCGCGAACAGGATACTCTAACCGAATCCGAACCACTCGCTAAAATTACGGCGTATTTGCGTGCAGATCCCCATTTAACGCCAGAAGCTGCATCTGCAATGGAAGCTGTCATCAAAGCTGCTTACGAGAAACTTCGCAAGGATCAATGA
- a CDS encoding GIY-YIG nuclease family protein — protein sequence MELSGEIPSIPCCYLIELSRPLGNEKHQARYYLGSCANLKKRFQQHLQGSGAAFTRAAIERGIEFKIVYVWKTSSKQEARQLEIQLKRYKNHAQLLRRVQNVKTNSTKTR from the coding sequence ATGGAATTGTCAGGAGAAATTCCCTCAATTCCTTGCTGCTACCTGATTGAGCTATCTCGTCCGCTCGGAAATGAGAAACATCAAGCTCGTTATTACTTAGGTTCATGCGCGAACCTCAAGAAAAGATTTCAGCAGCATCTACAAGGGTCTGGAGCAGCATTTACTCGTGCTGCGATAGAACGCGGCATCGAATTCAAAATTGTCTACGTATGGAAGACCTCAAGTAAACAAGAAGCCCGTCAGCTTGAAATTCAACTTAAGCGATATAAAAACCACGCACAATTATTAAGGAGAGTACAAAATGTCAAAACGAATTCGACAAAAACTAGGTAG
- a CDS encoding DUF3155 domain-containing protein — MSKRIRQKLGRYHFRRRLRGKVLLSKVTSFSCYQQNHQEKTCTTARKFIRNNNIQSPCVITVLKISGSEDKFFLSNNGLFSYKYAVENHKLFSPEIAPIAS, encoded by the coding sequence ATGTCAAAACGAATTCGACAAAAACTAGGTAGATACCATTTCAGACGCAGATTACGTGGAAAAGTTTTGCTATCAAAGGTTACAAGCTTTAGTTGCTATCAACAGAACCATCAAGAGAAAACCTGTACAACTGCAAGGAAATTCATTCGCAATAACAATATTCAATCCCCATGTGTTATCACCGTACTCAAGATATCGGGTAGTGAAGATAAATTTTTCTTGTCAAACAATGGACTGTTTAGCTATAAATATGCTGTCGAAAATCACAAACTATTCTCTCCTGAAATAGCGCCTATTGCTAGTTAA
- a CDS encoding ImmA/IrrE family metallo-endopeptidase gives MPGSPRKLKLRRGFKTEANAYAREFRAELGIKPYAPLCPWQLAEHLAIPIVPLSEFQNEISEEVRYFTEKDIKSFSAITVFYGTQRIIVHNDAHSPLRQASNVSHELSHGILQHQPDEVFNECGCRNFNQEYEDEANWLAPALLISEEAALHIVQTGMTIDEAVEYYHASKEVINMRINVTGARKRILSR, from the coding sequence ATGCCTGGTAGTCCAAGGAAGTTAAAATTGCGTCGGGGCTTTAAGACAGAGGCAAATGCTTATGCCAGGGAATTTCGAGCGGAGCTTGGCATAAAACCATACGCTCCCTTATGCCCTTGGCAGCTTGCTGAACATTTAGCAATTCCTATTGTTCCACTATCGGAATTTCAAAATGAAATTTCTGAAGAGGTTCGCTATTTCACAGAAAAAGACATAAAAAGTTTTTCTGCGATAACAGTGTTTTATGGTACACAAAGAATAATTGTTCACAATGACGCTCACAGCCCTCTACGTCAGGCTTCTAATGTTTCTCACGAATTAAGTCATGGTATCCTTCAACACCAGCCAGATGAAGTTTTTAACGAATGCGGATGCCGGAATTTTAACCAAGAATATGAAGATGAAGCAAACTGGTTAGCTCCGGCACTTTTAATTTCAGAAGAAGCTGCCCTCCATATCGTTCAAACTGGAATGACAATAGATGAGGCTGTTGAATATTACCACGCTAGCAAGGAAGTTATCAATATGCGTATTAATGTTACTGGAGCGCGAAAACGAATTTTATCTCGTTAG
- a CDS encoding E2/UBC family protein, translating to MSFLPSNDRQYLENRGLPFEEVVDASQKGVILREFQLPLGRFDTEQADILILLPSGYPDAPPDMFYLLPWVKLVQGAKYPKAADQPHQFNGQKWQRWSRHNNEWRPGTDGIWTMLKRIENALEVTA from the coding sequence ATGAGCTTTTTACCCTCAAACGATCGCCAATACCTGGAAAACAGGGGTTTACCTTTTGAAGAAGTGGTAGATGCCAGTCAAAAGGGCGTTATTTTACGCGAATTTCAGTTACCACTTGGCCGTTTTGATACTGAACAGGCAGATATCTTAATTCTCTTGCCGAGCGGATACCCAGATGCACCCCCCGATATGTTTTACCTGCTGCCGTGGGTAAAGCTGGTACAAGGTGCAAAATACCCAAAGGCAGCCGATCAACCACACCAATTTAATGGTCAGAAATGGCAACGATGGTCGAGACATAATAATGAGTGGCGACCTGGTACAGATGGCATATGGACAATGCTCAAACGGATTGAAAATGCTTTGGAGGTGACTGCTTGA
- a CDS encoding DNA cytosine methyltransferase, which translates to MKSIELCTGAGGLAMGCAKAGFHHLALVEQDKHSCYTIRENQQRGIALVSDWHIHQMDVTDFDYSTIEEEIDLLAGGPPCQPFSIGGRHGAFLDKRDMFPQFFRAVRALRPKAFLIENVRGLLRRNFINYFEYIILQLTHPQLLPKPDEPWVDHLARLERHHNSGKSDDLGYRVTFRLLNAADYGVAQKRERVFIVGFRSDLKANWSFPEPTHTEEALIWHKWITGEYWERHTIASKERPEIPSLLRSRLQRTGANLLGSVTAPWCTVRDAIADLPLPENTDVAVEIPNHVYIPGARSYPGHTGSPLDEPAKTLKAGVHGVPGGENMIALPDGQVRYFTVREAARLQTFPDDYYFPCNWGESMRQIGNAVPVTLAHLIASSIRSHLQELPLAGK; encoded by the coding sequence GTGAAATCGATAGAGTTATGTACAGGTGCTGGAGGCTTGGCGATGGGCTGTGCCAAGGCGGGCTTTCATCATCTGGCACTTGTGGAACAGGATAAGCACAGTTGTTACACCATCCGTGAAAATCAACAGCGAGGGATTGCCCTTGTTAGCGACTGGCATATTCACCAGATGGATGTAACGGATTTTGACTATTCTACGATTGAGGAAGAAATCGACCTCTTAGCTGGTGGGCCACCTTGTCAGCCCTTTTCAATTGGTGGCAGGCATGGTGCTTTTCTCGACAAGCGAGATATGTTCCCACAGTTTTTTCGTGCAGTACGTGCATTACGCCCGAAAGCGTTCCTGATTGAGAATGTGCGGGGATTACTACGTCGTAATTTTATTAATTATTTTGAGTATATTATTTTACAGCTAACCCATCCACAGCTATTGCCCAAGCCAGATGAGCCTTGGGTTGACCACTTGGCACGCCTAGAGCGTCATCATAATAGTGGCAAGAGTGATGACCTTGGCTATCGCGTTACCTTCAGGCTGTTGAATGCGGCGGATTATGGAGTAGCACAAAAGCGGGAGCGGGTTTTTATTGTTGGTTTTCGCTCTGATTTGAAAGCAAACTGGTCTTTCCCTGAACCAACACATACTGAAGAAGCGCTTATTTGGCATAAGTGGATTACTGGTGAATATTGGGAACGCCACACCATAGCTAGCAAAGAACGCCCAGAAATACCATCCTTACTTCGTAGTCGCTTGCAACGTACTGGTGCGAATTTGTTAGGTAGCGTGACTGCTCCCTGGTGTACTGTCCGGGATGCGATCGCTGATTTACCACTGCCCGAAAACACCGATGTGGCAGTAGAAATTCCAAATCACGTTTATATTCCAGGAGCTAGAAGTTATCCAGGACATACTGGTAGTCCTTTAGATGAACCAGCCAAAACCTTAAAAGCAGGGGTGCATGGTGTCCCCGGTGGGGAGAATATGATTGCCTTGCCTGATGGACAAGTTCGCTACTTTACAGTACGTGAAGCTGCGAGGTTACAGACGTTTCCTGATGATTACTACTTCCCCTGTAATTGGGGCGAGTCGATGCGCCAGATTGGTAATGCTGTACCCGTTACTCTTGCCCATCTTATTGCTAGCAGTATCCGCAGCCATTTACAGGAACTACCATTGGCAGGAAAATGA
- a CDS encoding ThiF family adenylyltransferase produces the protein MNTVSLTLQEQHSNYLHELLLTIDGKERAAYVLCGQAVINADPWDGQPHQKFISYEVIPVPEDEIVSFSAKHITWKMDSFVRALQAAQAKNLTVAIFHSHREGLREFSIQDDTNEPDLIQLAQNRNGSDTQILSVILMPDGNLIGRLWVSSQEVISLRMIRVIGQKIRLYYPNRGLGVSPPAFQRQALAFGEALNQDLSMLRVGVIGCGGTGSAIAMLLPKMGIRNIALFDKDIVEDTNLNRLHGARQPDADAMSPKVEVVAKSLVELGLGVQVRTYQAWIGEADCRDPLKACDVIFCCTDDHTGRLMLNRFAYYYATPVFDMGLAIEVSQGETPNFQALDGRVTVLAPAPGHTCLLCREVINPVAARDEALKRSNSDEYERRKAEAYVIGEGNPSPAVVLFTTEVAIMAMQELVHRLQGFRGEDGAAAHRVRKFHLTTDRKPAAIPNPNCPVCGTTGAQWWSRGDVMPFLNLVE, from the coding sequence TTGAATACTGTAAGCTTGACATTGCAAGAGCAACACTCAAATTACCTGCACGAATTGCTATTAACCATAGATGGTAAAGAGCGAGCAGCCTATGTCTTGTGTGGACAGGCCGTTATCAATGCCGACCCTTGGGATGGGCAGCCGCACCAAAAATTCATTTCTTATGAAGTAATACCAGTGCCAGAGGATGAAATTGTTTCTTTCTCTGCCAAACACATTACCTGGAAAATGGATTCTTTTGTTCGGGCATTGCAAGCGGCACAAGCAAAAAACCTCACGGTAGCCATTTTTCACAGTCATCGAGAAGGCTTGAGAGAATTCTCTATTCAGGATGATACTAACGAACCAGACTTGATTCAACTGGCACAAAACCGCAACGGCTCAGATACACAGATTTTGAGTGTTATCCTAATGCCGGATGGAAATTTGATTGGTCGCCTGTGGGTTAGTTCGCAAGAAGTTATCTCCTTGCGGATGATTCGTGTGATTGGGCAGAAAATCCGTTTGTATTATCCAAACCGGGGGCTGGGGGTTTCTCCTCCAGCATTCCAGCGACAGGCTTTAGCTTTTGGGGAAGCCCTCAATCAAGACTTATCGATGTTGCGTGTTGGGGTCATTGGTTGCGGCGGTACAGGAAGTGCGATCGCTATGTTGCTGCCAAAGATGGGTATTCGGAACATTGCACTTTTCGATAAAGACATTGTTGAGGATACAAATTTAAATCGGCTACACGGTGCGCGTCAGCCAGACGCTGATGCTATGAGTCCCAAAGTTGAAGTTGTTGCCAAGTCACTTGTGGAACTTGGACTTGGTGTTCAAGTGAGAACATATCAAGCTTGGATTGGAGAAGCAGACTGCCGCGATCCCCTGAAAGCGTGCGACGTAATTTTTTGTTGCACTGATGATCACACGGGTCGCCTAATGCTGAATAGGTTTGCCTACTACTATGCAACACCTGTATTTGATATGGGTTTAGCAATTGAGGTTTCTCAAGGGGAAACGCCCAATTTTCAGGCTTTGGATGGTCGCGTCACGGTGCTTGCACCTGCACCAGGACACACCTGTCTATTGTGTCGTGAAGTTATAAATCCTGTTGCTGCGAGAGATGAAGCGTTGAAACGCAGTAATTCTGATGAGTACGAACGCCGCAAGGCAGAAGCCTACGTTATTGGAGAAGGAAACCCCAGCCCTGCCGTTGTTTTATTTACAACGGAGGTAGCAATTATGGCGATGCAGGAACTTGTCCACCGCCTTCAGGGTTTCCGTGGTGAGGATGGTGCAGCAGCTCACAGGGTTCGTAAATTCCATCTGACGACTGACCGTAAACCAGCAGCAATCCCTAATCCCAATTGCCCAGTTTGCGGGACAACCGGTGCCCAGTGGTGGAGCAGAGGGGATGTTATGCCTTTTCTCAATCTGGTGGAGTAA